From Pseudomonadota bacterium, a single genomic window includes:
- the larC gene encoding nickel pincer cofactor biosynthesis protein LarC, with protein sequence MPASAWRGQQLYLDCFSGIAGDMFLGAMLDLGLPEAWLRQELQRLPIDGYRLEIARRSHHGIEGCDLRVVVEQAGPHHRSYRELREMIASAGFSAGVCERALGLLALVGAAEARVHGIALDQVELHELGAVDSLVDLVGAALALEYLQPAAVSSRVVPLGHGFVRSAHGSMPVPAPATLELLRGLPVEDGGVAFELCTPTGAAIIAALAPRFGPCPRGRVLAVGYGAGDASLPDRPNHLRAIVLSEVGDPLLGDPLLGDPLLGDPALSDPALSDPALSDPVVLLEANLDDMPAEWCGYLMERLLGAGACDAWYTPIVMKKGRPALTVSVLATAASQAALSGLLLTESTTLGVRYHTMGRRALERRHVTVSTRFGVLGIKEALDGGRVVNAAPEFEDCRAAAEQHQVALKEVYAAAVAAHQQQGQTGA encoded by the coding sequence GTGCCCGCATCAGCATGGCGCGGCCAGCAGCTCTATCTCGACTGCTTCAGCGGCATCGCGGGGGACATGTTCCTCGGCGCCATGCTCGATCTAGGGCTGCCGGAGGCTTGGCTGCGCCAGGAGCTGCAGCGGCTGCCGATCGACGGCTACCGGCTCGAGATCGCCCGGCGCTCGCATCATGGAATCGAGGGCTGCGATCTTCGGGTGGTGGTCGAGCAGGCGGGACCGCACCATCGCAGTTACCGTGAGCTACGCGAAATGATCGCGAGCGCGGGTTTTTCGGCAGGCGTTTGCGAGCGGGCGCTGGGGTTGCTCGCCCTCGTCGGCGCGGCCGAGGCTCGGGTGCACGGCATCGCGCTCGATCAGGTGGAGCTGCATGAGCTGGGCGCCGTCGACTCGCTGGTGGACCTCGTCGGCGCCGCCCTGGCGCTCGAGTATCTGCAGCCGGCGGCGGTCTCCTCTCGGGTGGTGCCGCTTGGCCACGGTTTCGTGCGCTCCGCGCATGGCAGCATGCCCGTGCCGGCTCCGGCCACCCTGGAGCTTCTCCGCGGCCTTCCGGTCGAGGATGGCGGCGTGGCCTTCGAGCTCTGCACGCCGACCGGGGCGGCGATCATCGCGGCGCTGGCGCCGCGCTTTGGTCCCTGTCCGCGGGGGCGCGTGTTGGCCGTCGGCTACGGTGCCGGGGATGCCAGCCTGCCGGACCGTCCCAATCACCTGCGCGCCATCGTTCTCAGCGAGGTGGGCGACCCGCTCCTGGGTGACCCGCTCCTGGGCGACCCGCTCCTGGGCGACCCTGCCTTGAGCGACCCTGCCTTGAGCGACCCTGCCTTGAGCGACCCTGTCGTGCTGCTCGAGGCCAACCTCGACGACATGCCTGCGGAGTGGTGCGGCTACCTGATGGAGCGGCTGCTGGGCGCCGGCGCGTGCGATGCGTGGTACACGCCGATCGTGATGAAGAAGGGTCGACCTGCGCTCACGGTCTCGGTGCTGGCTACCGCCGCGAGCCAGGCGGCCTTGAGCGGACTGCTGCTGACGGAATCGACCACGCTCGGTGTGCGCTACCACACGATGGGAAGACGCGCGCTGGAGCGCCGGCACGTGACGGTGAGCACGCGCTTCGGCGTACTGGGGATCAAGGAGGCGCTCGACGGCGGGCGGGTCGTCAACGCGGCGCCCGAGTTCGAGGATTGCCGGGCGGCTGCGGAGCAGCACCAGGTGGCGCTAAAAGAGGTTTATGCCGCCGCTGTCGCAGCGCACCAACAACAGGGGCAGACGGGGGCGTGA
- the dnaK gene encoding molecular chaperone DnaK: MARAIGIDLGTTNSCVAVMDGSDPVVIPNSEGSRTTPSIVAFTESGDRLVGQVAKRQAVTNPENTITAVKRLIGRKREDEQVHRMQEACPYAIVAADNGDVRVRVRGRDYAAPEISAIVLTRMKETAEAYLGEEVSDAVLTVPAYFDDAQRQATKDAGRIAGLNVLRIINEPTAAALAYGLQDRGAQRVVVYDLGGGTFDVSLLELRSGVFEVKATSGDTFLGGEDFDARIVSHLAEGFLAEHQIDLRRDKMALQRLREAAEKAKHELSASLETDINLPFIAASASGQPLHLTGSLTRGKLESLTEDLIERTVGPCEEALRDANLTKEAIDEVILVGGQTRMPMVQERVAALFGKQANRKVDPDEVVARGAAIQSGVIRGEVEEVLLLDVTPLSLGVETAGGVFTRLIPRNTTIPTRKTEVFSTAVDNQPLVNVHVLQGEREMAGDNKSLAYFQLEGIPPAPRGVPQIQVTFDIDANGIVNVGARDLGTGREQTVRVVPTSGLTESEIERMIGEAEEHREQDRRKRDDAELRVNAETLVYTTEGAMREYGTLLSAQDLEDIRQDLEHCKQVLEHVGGEDALQKAMERLQDSSYRFAAVMYDDAGGSAGGQQGKR, encoded by the coding sequence ATGGCAAGGGCGATTGGCATCGATCTCGGGACGACGAACTCCTGCGTGGCCGTCATGGACGGCAGCGACCCCGTCGTCATTCCGAACAGTGAGGGCAGCCGCACGACGCCGTCGATCGTCGCCTTCACGGAGAGCGGGGACCGGCTGGTTGGCCAGGTCGCCAAGCGCCAGGCGGTGACCAACCCCGAGAACACGATCACCGCGGTCAAGCGGCTGATCGGCCGCAAGCGCGAGGACGAGCAGGTGCACCGGATGCAGGAGGCCTGCCCCTACGCCATCGTCGCCGCTGACAATGGGGACGTGCGGGTGCGGGTGCGCGGGCGCGACTACGCGGCCCCGGAGATCTCCGCCATCGTCCTGACGCGGATGAAGGAGACGGCGGAGGCCTACTTGGGTGAGGAGGTCAGCGACGCCGTGCTGACTGTGCCCGCCTATTTCGACGACGCGCAGCGTCAGGCCACCAAGGACGCCGGACGGATCGCCGGGCTCAACGTCTTGCGGATCATCAACGAGCCGACCGCGGCGGCGCTGGCCTACGGGCTGCAGGACCGCGGTGCGCAGCGCGTGGTCGTCTACGATCTCGGCGGCGGCACCTTCGACGTCTCGCTGCTCGAGCTGCGCAGCGGGGTCTTCGAGGTCAAGGCGACGAGCGGCGACACCTTCCTCGGCGGGGAAGATTTCGACGCGCGGATCGTCAGCCACCTCGCCGAAGGCTTCCTGGCCGAGCATCAGATCGACCTGCGCCGCGATAAGATGGCGCTGCAGCGGCTGCGGGAGGCCGCCGAGAAGGCCAAGCACGAGCTCTCCGCCAGCCTCGAGACCGACATCAACCTGCCCTTCATCGCGGCCAGCGCCTCGGGGCAGCCCTTGCACCTGACGGGCTCCTTGACGCGGGGCAAGCTGGAATCGCTGACCGAGGACCTGATCGAGCGCACGGTGGGCCCCTGCGAAGAAGCGCTGCGCGACGCAAACCTGACCAAGGAAGCGATCGACGAGGTCATCTTGGTCGGCGGTCAGACGCGGATGCCGATGGTGCAGGAGCGCGTGGCGGCGCTCTTTGGCAAGCAAGCGAACCGCAAGGTCGACCCCGACGAGGTCGTGGCCCGCGGCGCGGCGATCCAGAGCGGCGTAATCCGGGGCGAGGTCGAGGAGGTCCTGCTGCTCGACGTCACGCCGCTGAGCCTCGGCGTCGAGACGGCGGGCGGCGTCTTCACGCGCCTGATTCCGCGCAACACGACGATCCCCACGCGCAAGACGGAGGTGTTCTCGACCGCGGTCGACAACCAGCCGCTCGTCAACGTCCACGTGCTGCAGGGCGAGCGCGAGATGGCGGGAGACAACAAGAGCCTGGCCTACTTCCAGCTCGAGGGCATTCCGCCAGCGCCGCGCGGCGTGCCGCAGATCCAGGTCACCTTCGATATCGACGCCAACGGCATCGTCAACGTTGGGGCGCGCGACCTCGGCACCGGGCGCGAGCAGACCGTGCGGGTGGTGCCGACCAGCGGACTGACCGAGAGCGAGATCGAACGGATGATCGGCGAGGCCGAGGAGCATCGCGAACAGGACCGCCGCAAGCGGGATGACGCCGAGCTGCGCGTCAACGCTGAGACCCTCGTCTACACGACCGAGGGGGCGATGCGCGAGTATGGCACCCTGCTCAGCGCCCAAGACCTCGAGGACATCCGCCAGGATCTCGAGCACTGTAAGCAGGTGCTCGAGCACGTCGGTGGCGAGGACGCGCTGCAGAAGGCGATGGAGCGGTTGCAGGATTCGTCCTATCGCTTCGCCGCTGTGATGTACGATGACGCGGGCGGCTCGGCCGGTGGACAGCAGGGCAAGCGCTGA
- a CDS encoding HlyC/CorC family transporter: protein MTLGVALWIGAICLLAEGLFSGAELALISADRVVLRGWADRGGRRGKLVRRFLEDPGQLISTALVGTNICVVLSTVVATLVLLQHFPRRGELLSLLVMTPLVLVFGEIVPKSVFQHYADRWAPRLIYLLSVFRLLFFPLVALGSWITRQLLRVVRLDQQRLFMSRDELRLLITLPSRGGPDRITADERQMISRIFKFSTQSVADVMVPLSGVTALPLAAPPGELVRVMAEKRHTRIPLYRDRLDQIEGIVHSFDVLRAEPGTPPSALFRPAIFVPESQPAGDTLVRLQREGQGMAVVVDEYGGAVGVVTIEDLLEQVVGEIEDEHDPRPVDLIRQLGPGHYRVSGRATVEAFNQLARAQLPVGPDYESVAGLVLDRCKTIPTAGQRIQVAGTTVIVVKATDRSVEELELVVGAKPGR, encoded by the coding sequence ATGACGCTGGGTGTCGCATTATGGATCGGCGCGATCTGCCTGCTCGCGGAGGGTCTCTTCTCCGGCGCCGAGCTGGCGCTGATCTCGGCCGATCGCGTCGTGCTACGTGGCTGGGCTGATCGCGGCGGGCGTCGCGGCAAGCTGGTGCGGCGCTTCCTCGAGGATCCGGGCCAGCTGATCTCGACCGCGCTCGTCGGCACCAACATCTGCGTCGTGCTCAGCACGGTCGTCGCGACCCTCGTGCTGCTGCAGCACTTCCCGCGGCGCGGCGAGCTGCTGTCCCTGCTCGTGATGACGCCCTTGGTCTTGGTCTTCGGCGAGATCGTGCCGAAGAGCGTGTTTCAGCACTACGCGGACCGTTGGGCGCCGCGCTTGATCTACCTGCTCTCGGTCTTCCGCCTCTTGTTCTTTCCGCTGGTGGCGCTGGGTAGCTGGATCACGCGCCAGCTCTTGCGGGTCGTGCGCCTCGATCAACAGCGCCTCTTCATGAGCCGAGACGAGCTGCGCCTGCTGATCACGCTGCCCAGCCGCGGGGGCCCCGACCGGATCACGGCCGATGAGCGGCAGATGATCAGTCGGATCTTCAAGTTCTCGACCCAGTCCGTCGCCGATGTGATGGTGCCGCTGAGTGGCGTGACGGCGCTGCCGCTCGCCGCCCCGCCCGGCGAGCTCGTGCGGGTCATGGCCGAGAAGCGGCACACTCGGATACCGCTCTACCGCGACCGCCTGGACCAGATCGAGGGCATCGTTCACTCCTTTGACGTGCTGCGCGCTGAGCCGGGGACCCCGCCCTCGGCGCTCTTTCGCCCCGCGATCTTTGTGCCCGAGAGTCAGCCCGCGGGCGATACGCTGGTGCGCTTGCAGCGGGAAGGGCAGGGCATGGCGGTGGTGGTCGACGAGTACGGCGGGGCCGTCGGCGTGGTGACGATCGAGGACCTGCTGGAGCAGGTCGTCGGCGAGATCGAGGACGAGCATGACCCGCGTCCGGTCGATCTGATTCGGCAGCTCGGGCCTGGGCATTATCGCGTCAGCGGGCGAGCGACCGTCGAGGCCTTCAACCAGCTCGCCCGCGCACAGCTCCCTGTCGGCCCCGACTACGAGAGCGTCGCTGGGCTCGTGCTCGACCGCTGCAAGACGATTCCGACGGCAGGGCAGCGGATTCAGGTCGCCGGAACGACGGTGATCGTGGTCAAGGCGACCGACCGCTCCGTCGAGGAGCTCGAGCTCGTCGTCGGGGCAAAGCCGGGGCGCTAG
- a CDS encoding nucleotide exchange factor GrpE, giving the protein MPNDSDSTATARPPAEVVSAEVAAEASPADPPDPPAGLAGASPPVDDAPAAIAPEPALSDAAAAAAEAAPQAAADPLAALQQQLTKTKDSWLRAAADLENYRRRARRDQLDAVRRAENEVVLLFLPVMDNVERAIGHALQAGGEANTGALLEGVRMVERQFAGVLARFAIEAQSTVGQPFDPQHHEAIQQQPSEQPPGTVVGELQKGYLRDGRLVRPALVVVSSGPGVATAAVSESAPTPSDLSTPAAATAATTEGGDANAGAAVGAAATAGDETPG; this is encoded by the coding sequence ATGCCAAACGATTCTGATTCCACTGCGACCGCGCGGCCGCCGGCTGAAGTTGTGAGCGCGGAGGTCGCCGCGGAGGCCTCGCCTGCCGATCCCCCCGACCCGCCCGCGGGCCTGGCTGGCGCGTCGCCGCCGGTCGATGACGCGCCCGCGGCGATCGCCCCTGAGCCTGCCCTTTCCGACGCTGCCGCCGCCGCGGCTGAGGCGGCGCCGCAGGCGGCTGCGGATCCCCTCGCTGCGCTGCAACAACAGCTGACGAAGACGAAGGATAGCTGGCTGCGCGCGGCCGCCGACCTCGAGAACTACCGGCGGCGGGCCCGTCGCGACCAGCTCGACGCGGTGAGGCGGGCCGAGAACGAGGTCGTGCTGCTCTTTCTTCCGGTGATGGATAACGTCGAGCGCGCGATCGGGCACGCCCTTCAGGCTGGCGGCGAGGCCAACACGGGCGCGCTCCTCGAGGGCGTGCGGATGGTCGAGCGGCAGTTCGCGGGCGTGCTGGCCCGCTTCGCTATCGAGGCGCAGTCCACCGTCGGTCAGCCCTTCGATCCACAGCACCACGAGGCGATTCAACAGCAGCCCTCGGAGCAGCCGCCGGGCACGGTCGTGGGCGAGTTGCAGAAGGGTTATCTGCGCGACGGCCGCCTCGTACGCCCGGCGCTGGTGGTGGTGTCGAGCGGCCCCGGCGTCGCGACTGCGGCGGTGAGCGAGTCGGCGCCCACCCCGAGCGACCTCAGCACCCCCGCAGCGGCGACCGCGGCAACGACTGAGGGTGGGGACGCAAATGCCGGCGCCGCTGTTGGCGCCGCAGCCACAGCGGGCGACGAAACGCCCGGGTAG
- a CDS encoding HlyC/CorC family transporter, whose amino-acid sequence MGVVVFDAETVLRLVIFVALLVLSGFFASAETALFSISSVQQLRLEEEGHPAASRLRQLLARPRRLIATIFIGNEMVNVGASALMAALASRYLEDQNEVVVTVVSTSISVMLILLFGEIVPKNLAARIPERWALASTRPIAAMALVMAPLRLVIERIADAVVYLVGDRQRPAGQRAGVSEGEFRAMVDVVSAGGELDRREMQLIHNVFDFGERRVADVMTPAARVFALPDDLSLSEVIARVRANRYSRIPVYHGSRDRVVGILLAKDLIPPLHAQDFGPRLPSAGPDERSPAWMVGLQRWLRPPYFVPRATKCVQLLHEFRRRRAHQAIVVDEYGRFSGLVTMEDLLEEMFGEIRDEKEIGPPRGTARPIKRS is encoded by the coding sequence TTGGGGGTGGTTGTGTTCGACGCTGAGACCGTGCTGCGGCTGGTGATCTTCGTGGCGCTGCTCGTGCTGTCGGGGTTCTTCGCCTCGGCCGAGACGGCCTTGTTCTCGATCAGCTCGGTGCAGCAGCTGCGCCTCGAGGAAGAGGGACATCCTGCCGCGTCGCGCCTGCGCCAGCTCTTGGCTCGCCCCCGCCGCTTGATCGCGACGATCTTCATCGGCAACGAGATGGTCAACGTGGGTGCCTCGGCGCTGATGGCAGCGCTGGCCAGCCGCTACCTCGAGGACCAGAACGAGGTCGTCGTCACGGTGGTATCGACGAGCATCTCGGTCATGCTGATCTTGCTCTTCGGCGAGATTGTCCCCAAGAACCTGGCGGCGCGCATCCCGGAGCGCTGGGCCCTCGCCAGCACACGGCCGATCGCCGCGATGGCGTTGGTGATGGCGCCGCTGCGGCTGGTGATCGAGCGCATCGCCGACGCCGTGGTCTACCTGGTCGGCGATCGCCAACGACCAGCAGGTCAACGCGCTGGCGTGAGCGAGGGCGAGTTTCGGGCGATGGTCGATGTGGTCAGCGCCGGCGGCGAGTTGGATCGTCGGGAAATGCAGTTGATCCACAACGTCTTCGACTTCGGCGAGCGTCGCGTGGCGGACGTCATGACGCCGGCGGCGCGGGTCTTTGCGCTGCCTGATGACCTCTCGCTGAGCGAGGTGATCGCGCGCGTGCGCGCCAACCGCTACAGCCGGATCCCCGTCTATCACGGCAGCCGCGATCGGGTAGTTGGCATCCTCTTGGCCAAAGACCTGATCCCCCCCTTGCACGCGCAGGATTTTGGGCCGCGCCTGCCCAGCGCCGGCCCTGACGAGCGGTCTCCGGCGTGGATGGTCGGGCTCCAGCGCTGGTTGCGGCCGCCGTATTTTGTGCCGCGCGCCACGAAGTGCGTCCAGCTCTTGCACGAGTTCCGCCGCCGCCGTGCCCATCAGGCGATCGTCGTCGACGAATACGGTCGCTTCTCCGGCCTGGTGACGATGGAGGATCTGCTGGAGGAGATGTTCGGCGAGATTCGCGACGAGAAGGAGATCGGACCACCGCGCGGCACCGCGCGCCCGATCAAGCGCTCATGA
- a CDS encoding J domain-containing protein, with the protein MNDQVDFYQVLGVPRTAPIEQIKAAYRRQALRHHPDKNAGSREAEERFKRCSEAFSTLTDATTRAAYDARLWSELSPAVLVSELFAGLTGGRWRRRSAGRDLRHELPLTLEQCALGGRHRLSFSVEGVCELCEGFGAPTEQLSRCSDCDGRGEWRAPGLLALPRPCPHCGGRGLRSQSACRRCAGVGVVELSRTIEVRVRAGSADGETLTLLGQGEPGRHGGRAGDLYVIVRTLAHTLLTRRGDDLMLDLPLDPAAAALGDTTDVPTLEGEVRLRVPPGSQSGEVLRLAGRGMPRSSGGRGDLLVRVQVETPVGLTEPQVALWTRLARAAEDRANYPRTRRFGERLELLRAQRAEGRDGG; encoded by the coding sequence GTGAACGACCAGGTCGACTTCTATCAGGTGTTGGGGGTCCCGCGCACGGCGCCGATCGAACAGATCAAGGCGGCCTACCGCCGGCAGGCGCTTCGACACCACCCCGACAAGAACGCTGGTAGCCGCGAAGCCGAGGAGCGCTTCAAGCGCTGCAGCGAGGCTTTCTCCACCTTGACCGACGCGACGACGCGCGCGGCCTACGACGCGCGCCTCTGGAGCGAGCTCAGCCCCGCCGTGCTCGTCAGCGAGCTCTTCGCCGGGCTCACCGGCGGGCGCTGGCGTCGCCGTTCGGCAGGACGCGATCTTCGCCACGAGCTGCCCTTGACGCTCGAGCAGTGCGCGCTCGGCGGTCGACATCGGCTGAGCTTCTCTGTCGAGGGCGTCTGCGAACTCTGCGAGGGCTTCGGCGCGCCGACCGAGCAGCTCAGCCGCTGCAGCGACTGCGATGGTCGCGGGGAGTGGCGTGCGCCGGGCCTCCTGGCCCTGCCGCGGCCATGCCCCCACTGTGGCGGGCGTGGGCTGCGCAGCCAGAGCGCCTGCCGGCGCTGCGCGGGCGTCGGGGTCGTCGAGCTCTCGCGCACGATCGAGGTGCGCGTGCGCGCCGGTAGCGCCGACGGGGAGACGCTGACGCTCCTTGGCCAAGGCGAGCCGGGGCGCCACGGGGGTCGCGCGGGCGACCTCTACGTGATCGTGCGGACCTTGGCCCACACCCTGCTCACGCGTCGCGGTGACGATCTGATGCTCGACCTGCCCCTCGATCCGGCGGCCGCCGCCCTCGGTGATACCACCGACGTCCCGACCCTCGAGGGTGAGGTCCGGTTGCGGGTGCCGCCGGGGAGCCAGTCGGGCGAGGTCCTGCGGCTCGCCGGGCGCGGGATGCCGCGGAGCAGCGGCGGGCGCGGTGATCTGCTGGTGCGGGTGCAGGTCGAGACGCCCGTCGGGCTCACGGAGCCACAAGTCGCGCTCTGGACACGGCTCGCGCGCGCCGCCGAAGACAGGGCTAACTACCCGCGCACCCGCCGCTTCGGCGAGCGGCTGGAGCTGCTGCGCGCGCAGCGAGCGGAGGGGCGTGATGGTGGCTGA
- a CDS encoding site-2 protease family protein — MVAERPPPRYLLHLGLFLGTCLTTTWAGASQVHPELSWFAPRHALQLLPSGLAFSSTLMAILLSHEMGHYVAARVHGVAASLPLFLPLPVGLVGTLGAVIALPRSVSDRNALVDIGAAGPLAGLLVALPLLAYGIHLSPVAPSQPGGLVEGNSILYLLLKLAIKGRILPGGGLDVQLHPVAWAGWVGLLVTMINLLPIGQLDGGHIATAWLGERQARLAPWLHRALLLVGAGAVAFTAWELAPRWPLSEALLAALPAGMPWLIWWLLLTVLRRLDGGRYHPPVAGEALSPGRQRLCWAMLALLMLIASPIPLRIAP; from the coding sequence ATGGTGGCTGAGCGACCGCCACCACGCTACCTGTTGCACCTCGGGCTCTTCCTCGGCACCTGCCTGACCACGACCTGGGCCGGTGCCAGCCAGGTCCACCCCGAGTTGAGCTGGTTCGCGCCGCGTCACGCGCTCCAGCTCTTGCCCTCCGGTCTCGCCTTTTCCAGCACCTTGATGGCGATCCTCTTGAGCCATGAGATGGGGCACTATGTGGCCGCCCGGGTCCACGGCGTTGCGGCCTCGCTGCCGCTCTTTCTCCCGCTTCCAGTGGGGCTCGTCGGCACCCTCGGTGCCGTGATCGCGCTGCCGCGGTCGGTAAGTGATCGCAACGCCTTGGTCGACATCGGTGCCGCGGGGCCCTTGGCGGGGTTGTTGGTCGCGCTGCCCCTGCTGGCCTACGGGATCCACCTCTCGCCGGTCGCGCCCTCGCAGCCCGGTGGGCTGGTCGAGGGCAACTCGATTCTCTACCTGCTGCTGAAGCTAGCCATCAAAGGTCGCATCCTGCCCGGTGGAGGGCTCGATGTGCAGCTCCATCCGGTCGCCTGGGCCGGCTGGGTCGGCCTGTTGGTGACGATGATCAACCTACTGCCGATCGGTCAGCTCGATGGCGGGCATATCGCCACGGCCTGGTTGGGCGAGCGCCAGGCGCGCTTGGCGCCATGGCTGCACCGCGCGTTGCTGCTCGTCGGCGCAGGCGCGGTGGCCTTTACGGCCTGGGAGCTTGCGCCACGCTGGCCCTTATCCGAGGCGCTCTTGGCTGCGCTCCCTGCCGGGATGCCCTGGTTGATTTGGTGGCTGCTGCTGACGGTGTTGCGGCGACTGGACGGTGGCCGTTACCATCCCCCGGTCGCCGGTGAGGCGCTGTCGCCCGGTCGCCAGCGGCTTTGCTGGGCGATGCTGGCGCTGCTGATGCTGATCGCGTCGCCGATTCCGCTGCGCATCGCGCCGTAG
- the hemW gene encoding radical SAM family heme chaperone HemW codes for MRGRPWTERRTVVEGVEGDARARGSEAEGKEPQRLAAEGRGMEQAASHFGVYVHYPLCRRRCGYCDFAVVEQRDFPAAAYTDQVCSELQARADDYRAGTLRTIYFGGGTPSLWPVEQIARVLAAIRGSFRLASALEVTLEANPGTLDAARLRAWRSAGVNRLSLGLQSLDDAMLRTLGRDHDAAEARAALRAARDAGFDNLSCDLICGVGGQTVAHHLEQIALLTALAPEHISLYALTLARGSTLWRAGLRPAEEDRAADLLERGREALAAAGYPQYEVSNFGPVERRSRHNALVWAGRPYLGLGAAAHSLQRVGPRHLRLINPPSSRYLGARCLPAGAQGSPAVAQVAGARVRLLEPETARFEVMLLGLRTVDGVTRAAYRAYFGADPLDDFSGPLQELEGLGLVRIDDARVAPTAQGIWFADELALRLLRPARAARADRRTPARRGRRVGKLGAE; via the coding sequence ATGCGCGGCCGGCCTTGGACCGAGCGCCGCACGGTGGTAGAGGGTGTGGAGGGTGATGCACGCGCCCGAGGGAGCGAGGCCGAAGGCAAGGAGCCGCAGCGGTTGGCCGCAGAGGGGCGAGGGATGGAGCAGGCTGCGTCGCACTTCGGCGTTTACGTCCACTATCCGCTCTGCCGTCGGCGCTGCGGTTACTGCGACTTCGCGGTCGTCGAGCAGCGCGACTTCCCGGCGGCGGCCTACACCGATCAGGTCTGCAGCGAGCTGCAAGCGCGCGCGGACGACTACCGCGCCGGAACCTTGCGCACGATCTATTTCGGCGGCGGAACGCCCTCGTTGTGGCCCGTGGAGCAGATCGCACGGGTCCTGGCGGCGATTCGCGGGAGTTTTCGCCTCGCGTCGGCGCTGGAGGTGACGCTGGAGGCGAATCCCGGCACGCTCGACGCGGCCCGACTTCGCGCCTGGCGCAGCGCGGGTGTCAATCGCCTCAGCCTCGGGCTGCAGTCGCTCGACGACGCTATGCTGCGGACACTCGGGCGCGACCACGATGCGGCCGAGGCGCGCGCTGCTCTGCGCGCGGCGCGCGACGCAGGCTTCGACAACCTCAGCTGTGACCTGATCTGCGGCGTCGGGGGACAGACCGTCGCCCATCACCTCGAGCAGATCGCTCTGCTGACGGCGCTGGCACCGGAGCACATCTCGCTCTACGCGCTGACGCTGGCGCGCGGGTCCACGCTCTGGCGCGCGGGGCTGCGCCCTGCGGAAGAGGATCGCGCTGCCGACCTGCTCGAGCGCGGGCGCGAGGCGCTGGCGGCGGCCGGCTATCCGCAGTACGAGGTGTCGAACTTCGGCCCCGTGGAGCGACGATCACGCCACAATGCCCTGGTCTGGGCGGGCCGCCCCTACCTCGGCTTGGGTGCGGCGGCGCATTCGCTGCAGCGCGTGGGCCCACGCCACCTGCGCCTGATCAACCCGCCCAGCTCGCGCTATCTCGGGGCGCGCTGCCTGCCCGCGGGCGCGCAGGGCAGCCCGGCCGTGGCGCAGGTGGCCGGCGCGCGCGTGCGGCTGCTGGAGCCCGAGACCGCACGCTTCGAGGTGATGCTGCTCGGGCTGCGCACCGTCGACGGCGTCACTCGCGCAGCGTATCGAGCGTACTTCGGCGCCGACCCCTTGGACGATTTCTCGGGCCCGCTGCAGGAGCTCGAGGGTCTCGGACTCGTGCGTATCGACGACGCGCGCGTCGCGCCGACGGCGCAGGGGATCTGGTTCGCCGACGAGCTCGCCTTGAGGTTGCTTCGTCCCGCTCGCGCCGCTCGGGCGGATCGCCGAACCCCTGCGCGCCGCGGGCGGCGGGTTGGTAAGCTTGGGGCCGAATGA